The Gemella haemolysans genome includes a region encoding these proteins:
- a CDS encoding ferredoxin, translating to MKTRIIREDCIACGNCNAICPDIYDYDEDGIAYCIIDENNMTEVVPDKYRSLVLEAQINCPTEAVYVEED from the coding sequence ATGAAAACTAGAATAATTCGTGAAGATTGTATTGCTTGTGGAAATTGTAATGCTATCTGTCCTGACATATATGATTATGACGAAGATGGAATTGCTTATTGTATTATAGATGAAAATAATATGACAGAAGTAGTTCCAGATAAATATAGAAGTTTGGTTCTTGAAGCACAAATAAATTGTCCTACTGAGGCAGTTTATGTGGAAGAGGACTAG
- the trmL gene encoding tRNA (uridine(34)/cytosine(34)/5-carboxymethylaminomethyluridine(34)-2'-O)-methyltransferase TrmL, which produces MMNNIVLFQPEIPANTGNIARTCVGTNTRLHLIRPLGFSIDDKHVKRAGLDYWEHLDLVVWDSFDEFLEATNDKHYYLITKFGSKNYCDFDFSNEENEDIYFIFGRETKGLPKEFREKYSEQALRIPMSENVRSLNLSNTAALIIYEALRQQSFNKLQ; this is translated from the coding sequence ATTATGAATAATATAGTTTTATTTCAACCAGAGATACCAGCTAATACAGGTAATATAGCACGAACATGTGTTGGTACTAATACAAGATTACATTTAATTAGACCTTTAGGTTTTTCTATTGATGATAAACATGTTAAACGTGCAGGTTTAGATTACTGGGAACATTTAGATTTAGTTGTTTGGGATAGTTTTGATGAATTTCTTGAAGCGACTAATGATAAGCATTATTATCTTATTACTAAATTTGGTTCAAAGAATTATTGTGATTTTGATTTCTCTAATGAAGAAAATGAAGATATATATTTTATCTTTGGAAGAGAAACTAAAGGATTGCCTAAAGAATTCCGAGAAAAATATAGTGAACAAGCATTACGTATACCTATGAGTGAAAATGTACGTTCATTGAATTTATCTAATACAGCGGCATTAATAATTTATGAAGCTCTGAGACAACAAAGTTTTAATAAATTACAATAA
- the recO gene encoding DNA repair protein RecO → MISLTNRNYITGIIIKKIRYKDYHEILQVLTEQGNVESFFYENVHKSKKKIKVSTPYEVSINYFPTNGMNKITNLEIENTYTNIVYDVIKNSYVSNMLEYTYLVNDNSFNIYKLLKLCLNNIESNVSEKLVVSYFLAKILKEQGFMFKYQKTDYDYVGYSFQKNSFVDKYNTDYSVYGLNDHLVKLTYYLSIKNIDFLESLEIENKDLIRLFSFFNMLFKEFIGVETKSYKKILELEEILGSK, encoded by the coding sequence ATGATATCTTTGACTAATAGAAATTATATAACGGGGATTATAATAAAAAAAATACGTTATAAAGATTATCATGAAATTTTACAGGTTTTAACAGAACAGGGAAATGTAGAAAGTTTTTTTTATGAGAATGTTCATAAAAGCAAAAAGAAAATTAAGGTTAGTACACCATACGAAGTGAGTATTAACTATTTTCCTACAAATGGTATGAATAAAATTACAAATTTGGAAATTGAAAATACATATACCAATATAGTTTATGATGTTATTAAAAATAGTTATGTTTCAAATATGTTGGAATACACATATTTGGTTAATGATAACTCCTTTAATATTTATAAGCTACTAAAACTTTGTTTAAATAATATTGAAAGTAATGTTTCCGAAAAGTTAGTTGTAAGCTATTTTTTAGCGAAAATATTAAAAGAGCAAGGTTTTATGTTTAAATATCAAAAAACTGATTATGATTATGTAGGTTATAGTTTTCAGAAGAATAGTTTTGTTGATAAGTATAATACGGACTACAGTGTCTATGGATTGAATGATCACCTCGTAAAACTTACATACTATCTATCAATTAAAAATATCGATTTTTTGGAAAGTTTAGAAATTGAAAATAAAGATTTAATTAGACTCTTTTCATTTTTTAATATGTTATTTAAAGAATTTATTGGAGTTGAAACGAAATCATATAAAAAAATACTAGAACTTGAAGAAATATTAGGTTCTAAATAG
- the racE gene encoding glutamate racemase, with product MNNAIGVFDSGVGGLTVAREIMRQLPNETIYYFGDVKNCPYGDKTREEIIKYTDRAVKYLIDKGVKMVVLACNTATAAALNYLQDKYDIPIIGVVQPGARRAIQATENNKVLVLGTKFTAKSKVYDIEIENINSDIQVVDKACPAFVPFIESEGNVDKDATKKIIHETLENTRNLGVDTVVLGCTHYPILKKDIEEYYGNNIKVISSGREAAREVSSVLGYAKLHQKRFNKKDHEFYISEASENFNNIASKWLNKEIIAEVVDL from the coding sequence ATGAATAATGCAATAGGAGTATTCGATAGTGGAGTGGGAGGATTAACGGTTGCTCGAGAAATAATGAGACAACTTCCTAATGAAACTATTTATTATTTCGGTGATGTGAAAAATTGCCCTTACGGAGATAAAACTAGAGAAGAGATAATTAAATATACCGATAGAGCGGTGAAATATTTAATTGACAAAGGTGTTAAAATGGTTGTACTAGCGTGTAATACGGCAACGGCAGCTGCACTTAATTATCTTCAAGATAAATATGACATACCGATAATAGGAGTAGTACAACCTGGTGCAAGACGTGCAATTCAGGCTACTGAGAATAATAAGGTTCTTGTTTTAGGTACTAAATTTACTGCAAAATCAAAAGTTTATGATATCGAAATTGAGAATATTAATTCTGATATTCAAGTCGTTGATAAAGCTTGTCCTGCTTTTGTACCTTTTATTGAATCAGAAGGTAACGTTGATAAAGATGCAACAAAGAAAATTATACATGAAACTTTAGAGAATACACGCAACTTAGGTGTAGATACAGTTGTTTTAGGTTGTACGCATTATCCAATTTTGAAAAAAGATATAGAAGAATATTATGGTAATAATATTAAGGTTATTTCTTCAGGACGAGAAGCTGCACGAGAAGTTAGCTCCGTATTAGGATATGCAAAGTTACATCAGAAGAGATTTAATAAAAAAGATCATGAGTTTTACATATCTGAAGCCAGTGAAAATTTTAATAATATAGCTTCTAAATGGTTGAATAAAGAAATCATTGCAGAAGTAGTAGATTTATAG
- a CDS encoding XTP/dITP diphosphatase gives MKELILASNNAHKVEEIKSILEDYNILTLKDINYTEEIVEDGSTFEENALIKARTISKYSGKTAISDDSGLSVDLLDGRPGVYSARYSKEQTDEKNIEKVLLELNGQKSKAKFVSVIALVKPDGTELTFRGECHGEIIFEKRGTNGFGYDPIFYVPSLDKTFAELSAEQKNSISHRKQSLEKFSQYLKEESDEN, from the coding sequence ATGAAAGAATTAATTTTAGCATCTAATAATGCTCACAAAGTAGAAGAAATTAAAAGTATTCTAGAAGATTATAATATCTTAACTCTTAAGGATATTAATTATACAGAAGAAATTGTAGAAGATGGTTCTACATTTGAAGAGAATGCATTAATAAAAGCTCGAACAATAAGTAAATACTCTGGTAAAACAGCTATTTCTGATGACAGTGGATTAAGCGTTGACTTACTTGATGGGAGACCCGGTGTCTATTCTGCAAGATATTCTAAAGAACAAACTGATGAAAAAAATATAGAAAAAGTTCTTTTAGAGTTAAATGGACAAAAATCAAAAGCTAAATTTGTTTCTGTTATAGCTCTTGTAAAACCTGATGGAACAGAATTAACTTTTAGAGGTGAGTGTCATGGCGAAATTATTTTTGAAAAACGTGGTACGAATGGTTTTGGATATGATCCAATATTCTATGTTCCATCTTTAGATAAAACTTTTGCAGAGTTAAGTGCTGAACAAAAAAATAGTATTAGTCATAGAAAACAATCATTAGAGAAATTTTCTCAATATTTGAAAGAAGAAAGTGATGAAAACTAG
- a CDS encoding DNA translocase FtsK yields the protein MGFVGKFFDSLFKYLFGSFSYILYIIIVATPIYYIMNKKIKTPVIVVTLLVLIDFLFQLILVGNAESTYIRFTEIYNGKVLTYGGGLISYYPVKFLIYLLSYYGSLLVVISAFITSVFLYFNINHRTLVLRLKHQIVDAFDKSEYVDEEYDEYLEFDDEIIDDYNYVDTKKENSNEQRYNNIKDKDLVVDIREFKEEPEEELVQRVTRKQAKTKEVKSVDVVEESLNEEVSEESYDNYQLPPITLLNSPVKKQTITKGDVVEKSKILQSTFNNFGIEVKIVKAIVGPSITQFQILPTPGTKVSKIVNLSNDIALNLAAKDVRIEAPIPGKSLIGIEIPNTVNELVTMKEVFVNDEDNSPLSVALGKDVSGESIFTRIDKTPHLLIAGSTGSGKSVCVNTIITSILLKNKPDKVKLIMIDPKMVELSIYDGIPHLLTSVVTDPIKAADVLHKVVLEMENRYREFARARVRNMEGYNKIAAKDPDYKELPYIVVIIDELADLMMVSSKEVEESIARIAQKARAAGIHMIIATQRPSVDVITGVIKTNIPSRIAFAVSSSIDSRTILDKSGAETLLGKGDMLYLSADSSKPVRIQGAFLSDEEVEKVVDYVKSQSEAQYDPNMTPSEVSSQGGSSSADDVDPLYKEVLLFIAKTQKASASLLQRRFKIGYNRAARIIDMLEEDGYIGPVDGSKSRKVFLEKEFAEDYE from the coding sequence ATGGGATTTGTAGGTAAATTTTTTGATTCATTATTTAAATATCTATTTGGTAGCTTTAGCTATATACTATATATTATTATAGTAGCTACACCAATTTATTATATAATGAATAAAAAAATAAAAACACCTGTTATTGTAGTAACGCTCTTAGTGTTGATAGATTTCTTATTCCAGTTAATACTAGTAGGTAATGCAGAAAGCACTTATATTAGGTTTACAGAGATATATAATGGTAAAGTGTTAACTTATGGCGGTGGACTGATATCTTACTATCCAGTTAAATTTTTAATATATTTATTATCATACTATGGATCTTTATTAGTAGTTATTTCAGCATTTATTACGTCAGTATTCCTATATTTTAATATAAACCATAGAACGCTTGTTTTAAGATTAAAGCATCAAATTGTTGATGCCTTTGACAAAAGTGAATATGTAGATGAAGAATATGACGAGTATCTCGAATTTGACGATGAAATTATAGACGATTATAATTATGTAGATACAAAAAAAGAAAATTCTAATGAACAAAGATATAATAATATAAAAGATAAAGATTTAGTGGTAGATATTAGAGAGTTTAAAGAAGAACCCGAGGAAGAACTTGTACAAAGAGTCACAAGAAAACAAGCTAAGACAAAAGAAGTTAAAAGTGTTGATGTTGTTGAAGAATCTTTAAATGAAGAAGTGTCTGAAGAATCATATGATAATTATCAGCTACCACCAATTACATTGCTTAATAGTCCAGTTAAAAAACAAACAATAACTAAGGGTGATGTAGTTGAAAAATCTAAAATATTACAAAGTACATTTAATAACTTTGGTATTGAGGTGAAAATAGTTAAAGCAATAGTAGGTCCTTCTATTACACAATTTCAAATTTTGCCGACTCCTGGAACTAAGGTGAGCAAGATAGTGAACCTGAGTAATGATATTGCGTTGAATCTTGCAGCCAAAGATGTACGTATAGAAGCACCTATTCCTGGTAAATCATTAATTGGTATTGAAATTCCAAATACAGTAAATGAATTAGTAACAATGAAGGAAGTATTTGTAAATGATGAGGACAACTCGCCTCTATCTGTTGCCTTGGGGAAAGATGTATCTGGTGAATCAATTTTTACAAGAATCGATAAAACACCGCACTTATTAATTGCAGGATCAACAGGTAGTGGTAAATCAGTATGTGTTAATACTATAATTACAAGTATATTACTAAAAAATAAACCAGATAAAGTAAAATTAATAATGATAGACCCTAAAATGGTAGAATTATCAATATATGATGGAATTCCGCATCTATTAACATCAGTTGTAACTGATCCAATAAAAGCTGCTGATGTACTTCATAAAGTAGTTTTAGAAATGGAAAATAGATATCGAGAGTTTGCTAGAGCACGTGTTAGAAATATGGAAGGCTATAATAAAATAGCAGCAAAAGATCCTGATTATAAAGAACTACCGTATATAGTAGTAATTATTGATGAATTGGCTGACTTGATGATGGTGTCATCTAAAGAAGTAGAAGAATCAATAGCACGAATAGCTCAGAAAGCACGTGCTGCAGGAATACATATGATTATAGCTACTCAGAGACCGTCTGTAGATGTTATAACAGGTGTAATTAAAACAAATATACCTTCAAGAATAGCATTTGCAGTAAGTTCAAGTATTGATTCAAGAACAATTTTAGACAAATCAGGAGCTGAAACTCTGCTTGGTAAAGGCGATATGCTTTACTTATCTGCTGATTCAAGTAAACCAGTACGTATCCAAGGAGCCTTTCTTTCAGATGAGGAAGTAGAAAAAGTAGTAGATTACGTTAAGAGCCAGTCAGAGGCTCAATATGATCCAAATATGACACCAAGTGAAGTAAGTTCACAAGGTGGTAGTTCATCAGCGGATGATGTAGATCCATTGTATAAAGAAGTATTACTATTTATAGCAAAAACACAAAAAGCTTCAGCTTCACTGTTACAACGTAGATTTAAAATTGGTTATAATAGAGCAGCTAGAATAATAGATATGCTTGAAGAAGATGGTTATATCGGTCCAGTTGATGGAAGTAAGTCTAGAAAAGTATTTTTAGAGAAGGAATTTGCAGAAGATTATGAGTAA
- the era gene encoding GTPase Era: MFEEQIKTGFVTIIGRPNAGKSTLLNNILQQKIAIMSDKPQTTRNIINGVYTDNDSQIVFIDTPGIHKPKHRLGDYMMKLASSAIQESEIVYLIINASEKFGPGDQHLINIVKELKVPTFLLINKIDLISPEQLIQIIEFYKDLYDFVEIVPISALKSINVDNLLNTTKKYLQPSFKMYPDDVITDSPEYFVISEFIREKVLQLTEQEIPHSIAVVIDRIEKQPGKKKNIIATIVVERKSQKGMIIGKQGKMIKEIGSRARKDIEVLLGEKIFLELWVKVIDNWRSKPNQIRDLGYRDDIFD, encoded by the coding sequence ATGTTTGAAGAACAAATTAAAACTGGATTTGTCACAATTATTGGCCGTCCTAATGCTGGTAAATCTACGTTATTAAATAATATATTACAACAAAAAATTGCAATCATGTCAGATAAACCACAAACAACGAGAAATATTATTAATGGTGTATATACTGATAATGATTCACAAATCGTGTTCATTGATACTCCTGGAATACACAAGCCAAAGCATAGACTTGGAGATTATATGATGAAACTTGCGAGTAGTGCGATTCAAGAGTCAGAAATAGTTTATTTAATTATAAATGCGAGTGAAAAGTTTGGACCTGGAGATCAACATTTAATAAATATTGTTAAAGAATTAAAAGTTCCTACATTTTTATTAATTAACAAAATAGATTTAATTTCACCGGAACAATTAATCCAAATCATAGAATTTTATAAAGATTTATATGATTTTGTGGAAATAGTTCCTATTTCTGCTCTTAAATCAATAAATGTAGATAATCTACTAAATACAACGAAAAAATACTTGCAACCAAGTTTTAAAATGTATCCTGATGATGTAATTACAGACTCACCTGAGTATTTTGTAATTTCTGAATTTATTAGGGAAAAAGTCTTACAATTAACAGAACAGGAAATACCACATTCTATAGCTGTTGTTATCGATAGAATTGAGAAACAACCAGGTAAGAAAAAAAATATTATTGCGACTATCGTTGTTGAGAGAAAATCTCAAAAAGGTATGATTATCGGTAAACAAGGTAAAATGATAAAAGAAATTGGTTCTAGAGCAAGAAAAGATATTGAGGTTCTTCTTGGCGAAAAGATATTCCTAGAATTATGGGTAAAAGTTATTGATAATTGGAGATCAAAACCAAATCAAATTAGAGATTTAGGCTATAGGGATGATATCTTTGACTAA
- the ybeY gene encoding rRNA maturation RNase YbeY: MTFVDIIDDNNLVEDSTKDMLLKLLECAAEYENVDTEITEMSLSFVSKEEIQEINRDYRGKDVPTDVISFALNDEVEDEIDIIGLEDEINSIGDVIICVDIAHEQAKEYEHSFDREIGFLAVHGFLHLLGYDHMNEEDEKEMFGKQDEILEKFGLRR, encoded by the coding sequence ATGACATTTGTTGATATTATAGATGATAATAACTTAGTAGAAGATAGCACTAAAGATATGTTATTAAAATTGTTAGAATGTGCTGCGGAGTATGAAAATGTTGATACTGAGATTACTGAGATGTCATTATCTTTTGTTAGTAAGGAAGAAATTCAAGAAATTAACCGTGATTATAGAGGTAAAGATGTTCCAACTGATGTTATTTCTTTTGCATTAAATGATGAAGTAGAAGATGAAATTGATATTATTGGACTTGAAGATGAAATTAATTCTATTGGAGATGTTATTATCTGTGTAGATATTGCTCATGAACAAGCAAAAGAATATGAACATAGTTTCGATAGAGAAATTGGTTTCTTAGCAGTACATGGTTTTTTACATCTACTTGGTTATGATCACATGAATGAAGAAGATGAAAAAGAAATGTTTGGAAAACAAGATGAAATTTTAGAAAAATTTGGTTTAAGGAGATAA
- the ffh gene encoding signal recognition particle protein: MAFENLSQRLQNTIAKLTGKGKVSEADVKEMMREVRLALLEADVNFKVVKEFVKKISERAVGTEVMKSLTPAQQIVKIVNEELVELLGGSNVELNQGGKITTVMMVGLQGAGKTTTAGKLALKVKKTMKKKPLLIAADVYRPAAVQQLKTLGKQLDIEVFYVDKDPVDIVKDGLAFAKENYFNYVIIDTAGRLHIDELLMDELKDIKAATTPDEILLVIDAMIGQEAVNIASSFDEQLDITGLVLTKLDGDTRGGAALSIKSITGKPIKLVGMGEKMNDLEIFHPERMASRILGMGDVLTLIEKAQASIDEDEAKKMQEKILNQSFTFEDFLTQLEQVKKLGSLKDILGMIPGMGKLKNMNLDAVDEKQFVYIEAIIKSMTIEERQNPDIINVPRRKRIAQGSGRPINEVHKLIKQFEEMRKMMKQFGGLMNDKSKRKGLGRMFGGKLPF; encoded by the coding sequence ATGGCATTTGAAAATCTATCGCAAAGATTACAAAATACAATAGCGAAGCTTACAGGAAAAGGAAAAGTTTCTGAAGCTGATGTTAAAGAAATGATGAGAGAAGTTAGGTTGGCATTACTAGAAGCCGATGTTAACTTTAAAGTAGTAAAAGAATTTGTTAAGAAGATTAGTGAAAGAGCAGTAGGAACTGAAGTTATGAAATCATTAACTCCTGCTCAACAAATTGTAAAAATAGTAAATGAAGAACTTGTTGAATTACTTGGTGGTTCTAACGTTGAATTAAACCAAGGTGGTAAGATTACAACAGTAATGATGGTTGGTCTTCAAGGGGCTGGGAAAACAACTACAGCAGGTAAGTTAGCTCTTAAAGTTAAAAAAACTATGAAGAAAAAACCCCTTCTTATTGCAGCTGACGTTTATAGACCAGCAGCGGTTCAACAATTGAAAACTTTAGGAAAACAACTTGATATTGAAGTTTTCTATGTTGATAAAGATCCTGTAGATATTGTTAAAGATGGATTAGCATTCGCTAAAGAAAATTACTTTAACTATGTAATTATCGATACTGCTGGGCGTCTTCATATTGATGAATTACTAATGGATGAATTAAAAGATATTAAAGCGGCAACAACTCCAGATGAAATCTTACTTGTAATAGATGCAATGATTGGACAAGAAGCTGTTAATATTGCAAGTTCATTTGATGAACAACTAGATATCACTGGATTAGTACTAACGAAACTTGATGGAGATACACGTGGTGGGGCAGCCTTATCTATTAAATCTATCACTGGTAAGCCGATTAAGTTAGTTGGTATGGGTGAGAAAATGAATGACCTAGAAATATTCCATCCAGAACGTATGGCTTCTCGTATTTTAGGTATGGGTGATGTCCTTACTTTAATCGAAAAAGCTCAAGCTTCTATTGATGAAGATGAAGCCAAAAAAATGCAGGAAAAAATCCTTAATCAAAGTTTCACCTTCGAAGACTTTTTAACTCAACTTGAACAAGTGAAAAAACTTGGTAGCTTAAAAGATATTCTAGGAATGATTCCTGGTATGGGTAAACTTAAAAATATGAATTTAGATGCAGTTGATGAAAAGCAGTTTGTTTATATTGAAGCTATCATCAAATCTATGACTATTGAAGAAAGGCAAAATCCAGATATCATTAATGTACCACGTAGAAAACGAATTGCACAAGGTAGTGGTAGACCAATTAATGAGGTTCATAAGTTAATTAAGCAATTCGAAGAAATGAGAAAAATGATGAAACAGTTTGGTGGACTTATGAATGATAAATCTAAGAGAAAGGGTCTAGGAAGAATGTTTGGTGGCAAACTTCCATTTTAA